The DNA sequence ACTGATGTTGCCCGGGAACTTGCCCCGGAGGCTGCGGTTCAGTCGCTGGAATAATTCGGTGTGGGTGAGTTCCCTGCCCTCGAGGGCGGACAGAATCGCAGCCCGCACGGAGTTGTATTTCTGCTTGCTGATGTTCTTCCCACTTTTCCCCAGCGGGTGCCGGGTGAGTATCTTGTCTTCTGCCATCTTGATTTCCTCATCCTTGCTCGTAGGCTTGCCGCAAGCCCTGGATGTCGAGCTTCTTCATCTGAAGCATGGCCTGCATGACGCGCTGCGATTTTTTCGGGTCCTCGGCCTGCAGCAGCTCGCCGAGTACGGTGGGAACGATCTGCCAGGACACGCCGAATTTGTCTTTGAGCCAGCCGCAGGGTTGTTCTTCTCCGCCTGCGGAAAGCTTCTCCCAAAGGCGATCCACTTCCTGCTGCGTCTGACAGTGGACCATGAAGGATATGGCGGGTGAGAACTGGAACATGGGGCCGCCGTTCAAGGCCATGAAGCCCTGCCCGTCGAGCTCAAAGGTCACGGTCATGACCGATGCCTTGGGCTTGCCGGACATCCTGGCCCCGTCTTCGCCATAGCGGGCAACATTGCGGATCCTGGAGTTATGGAAGATGGAGACGTAGAAATTCGCCGCTTCTTCAGCCTGGCTATCGAACCACAAGCATGGAGTCATCTTTTGCATCGGTGTTTCCTTTCGCAGCTACGGTCT is a window from the Terriglobales bacterium genome containing:
- a CDS encoding VOC family protein; translation: MQKMTPCLWFDSQAEEAANFYVSIFHNSRIRNVARYGEDGARMSGKPKASVMTVTFELDGQGFMALNGGPMFQFSPAISFMVHCQTQQEVDRLWEKLSAGGEEQPCGWLKDKFGVSWQIVPTVLGELLQAEDPKKSQRVMQAMLQMKKLDIQGLRQAYEQG